The following are encoded in a window of Schistocerca nitens isolate TAMUIC-IGC-003100 chromosome 9, iqSchNite1.1, whole genome shotgun sequence genomic DNA:
- the LOC126204349 gene encoding nascent polypeptide-associated complex subunit alpha, muscle-specific form-like has product MQCMLCRGRATAPQPQGKHVSCRTPPNITAYPAAHTPCMPGRAAAPQPQGERVSCGTPPNITACPAAHTACMPGRTAALQPQEERVSCGTPPNIIACPATHTPTMSGCATVPQPQGERVSCGTPPNITAYPAAHTPCMPGRATAPQPQGKHVSCRTPPNITAYPAAHTPCMPGRPAASQPQGERVSCGTPPNIIACPATHTLCMPGRAAAPQPQGERVSCRTPPNITAYPAAHTPWMPGRATAPQPQGKHVSCRTPPNITAYPAAHTPCMPGRAAAPLPQGERVSCGTPPNITAYPAAHTACMPGRAAAPQPQGERISCGTPPNITAYPAAHTPCMPGRATAPQRQGKHVSCRTPPNITVYPAAHTPCMPSRAAALQPLGERVSCGTPPNITAYPAANTPCMPGRAAVPQPQGERVSCGTPPNITAYPAAHTLCMPARATVPQPQGKHVSCRTPPNITAYPAAHTACMPGRAAPPQPQGERVSCGTPPNITAFPAAHTACMPGRTAALQPQGERVSCGTPPNITACPAAHTACMPGRTAALQPQEECVSCGTPPNIIACPATHTPYMSGCATAPQPQGERVSCGTPPNITAYPAAHTPCMPGRATAPQPQGKRVSCGTPPNIIACPATHTPCMPGRATASQPQGERVSCGTPPNIIACPATHTPCMPGRAAAPQPQGERVPCRTPPNITAYPAAHTPCMPGRATAPQPQGKYVSCRTPPNITTYPAAHTPCMPGHAAAPQPQGERVSCGTPPNITACPAAHTACMPGRTAAPQPQGERVS; this is encoded by the coding sequence ATGCAGTGCATGCTGTGCCGGGGCCGCgccacagcgcctcagcctcaggggaaacatgtctcctgtaggacacccccaaacatcaccgcctacccagccgcccacactccctgcatgccgggacgcgccgcagcgcctcagcctcagggggaacgtgtctcctgtgggacaccaccaaacatcaccgcctgcccagctgcccacactgcatgcatgccgggccgcaccgcagcgctccagcctcaggaggaacgtgtctcctgtgggacaccaccaaacatcattgCCTGCCCAGCCACCCACACTCCCACAATGTCGGGCTGCGCCACAgtgcctcagcctcagggggaacgtgtctcctgtgggacacccccaaacatcacggcctacccagccgcccacactccctgcatgccgggccgcgccacagcgcctcagcctcaggggaaacatgtctcctgtaggacacccccaaacatcaccgcctacccagccgcccacactccctgcatgccgggccgcccCGCAGCGTCTCAGCcacagggggaacgtgtctcctgtgggacaccaccaaacatcattgcctgcccagccacccacactctctgcatgccgggccgcgccgcagcgcctcagcctcagggggaacgtgtctcctgtaggacacccccaaacatcaccgcctacccagccgcccacactccctggatgccgggccgcgccacagcgcctcagcctcaggggaaacatgtctcctgtaggacacccccaaatatcaccgcctacccagccgcccacactccctgcatgccgggccgcgccgcagcgcctctgcctcagggggaacgtgtctcctgtgggacaccaccaaacatcaccgcctacccagctgcccacactgcctgcatgccgggccgcgccgcagcgcctcagcctcagggggaacgtatctcctgtgggacacccccaaacatcaccgcctacccagccgcccacactccctgcatgccgggccgcgccacagcgcctcagcgtcaggggaaacatgtctcctgtaggacacccccaaacatcaccgtctacccagccgcccacactccctgcatgccgagCCGCGCCGCAGCGCTCCAGCCTctgggggaacgtgtctcctgtgggacaccaccaaacatcaccgcctacccagccgccaacactccctgcatgccgggccgcgccgcagtgcctcagcctcagggggaacgtgtgtCCTGtgggacacccccaaacatcaccgcctacccagccgcccacactctCTGCATGCCGGCCCGCGCCACAGTgcctcagcctcaggggaaacatgtctcctgtaggacacccccaaacatcaccgcctacccagccgcccacactgcctgcatgccgggccgcgccgcaccgcctcagcctcagggggaacgtgtctcctgtgggacaccaccaaacatcaccgccttcccagctgcccacactgcctgcatgccgggccgcaccgcagcgctccagcctcagggggaacgtgtctcctgtgggacaccaccaaacatcaccgcctgcccagctgcccacactgcctgcatgccgggccgcaccgcagcgctccagcctcaggaggaatgtgtctcctgtgggacaccaccaaacatcattgCCTGCCCAGCCACCCACACTCCCTACATGTCGGGCTGCGCCACAGCGccccagcctcagggggaacgtgtctcctgtgggacacccccaaacatcaccgcctacccagccgcccacactccctgcatgccgggccgcgccacagcgcctcagcctcaggggaaacgtgtctcctgtgggacaccaccaaacatcattgcctgcccagccacccacactccctgcatgccgggccgcgccacagcgtctcagcctcagggggaacgtgtctcctgtgggacaccaccaaacatcattgcctgcccagccacccacactccctgcatgccgggccgcgccgcagcgcctcagcctcagggggaacgtgtcccctgtaggacacccccaaacatcaccgcctacccagctgcccacactccctgcatgccgggccgcgccacagcgcctcagcctcaggggaaatatgtctcctgtaggacacccccaaacatcaccacctacccagccgcccacactccctgcatgccgggccacgccgcagcgcctcagcctcagggggaacgtgtctcctgtgggacaccaccaaacatcaccgcctgcccagctgcccacactgcctgcatgccgggccgcaccgctgcgcctcagcctcagggggaacgtgtctcctga
- the LOC126204350 gene encoding nascent polypeptide-associated complex subunit alpha, muscle-specific form-like, translating into MPGRATAPQHQGKHVSCRTPLNITAYPAAHTPCMPSRAAALQPQGERVSCGTPPNITAYPAAHTPCMPGRAAAPQPQGDRVSCRTPPNITAYPAAHTPCMPGRAAAPQPQGERVSCGTPPNITACPAAHTACMPGRTAALQPQGERVSCGTPPNITACPAAHTASMPGRTAALQPQEECVSCGTPPNIIACPATHTPYMSGCATAPQPQGERVSCGTPPNIIACPATHTPCMPGRAAVPQPQGERVSCRTPPNITAYPAAHTPCKPGRATAPQPQGKHVSCRTPPNITAYPAAHTPCMPGRAAAPQPQGERVSCGTPPNITACPAAHTACMPGRTAALQPQGERVSCGTPPNITACPAAHTACMPGRTAELQPQEERVSCGTPPNITTYPAAHTACMPGRAAAPQPQGERVSSGTPPNITAYPAAHTPCMPGRATAPQPQGKHVSCRTPPNITAYPAAHTPCMPGRAAALQPQGERVSCGTPPNITAYAAAHTPCMPCRAAAPQPQGERVSCGTPPNITAYPAANTPCMPGRAAVPQPQGERVSCGTPPNITAYPAAHTPCMPARATAPQPQGKHVSCRTPPNITAYPAAHTACMPGRAAPPQPQGERVSCGTPPNITACPAAHTACMPGRTAALQPQGERVSCGTPPNITACLAAHTACMPGRTAVLQPQEECVSCGTPPNIIACPATHTPYMSGCATAPQPQGERVSCGTPPNINAYPAAHTPCMPGRAAAPQPQGDRVSCRTPPNITAYPAAHTPCMPGRAAAPQPQGERVSCGTPPNITACPAAHTACMPGRTTALQPQGERVSCGTPPNITACPAAHTACMPGRTAALQPQEECVSFGTLPNIIACPATHTPYMSGCATAPSLRGNVSPVGHHQTSLPAQPPTLPACRAALQCLSLRGNVSPVGHPQTSPPTQPPTLPASRPRHSASASGETCLLWDTTKHHRLPSRPHSLHAGPRRSASASGGSCLL; encoded by the coding sequence atgccgggccgcgccacagcgcctcagcatcaggggaaacatgtctcctgtaggacacccctaaacatcaccgcctacccagccgcccacactccctgcatgccgagCCGCGCCGCAGCgctccagcctcagggggaacgtgtctcctgtgggacaccaccaaacatcaccgcctacccagccgcccacactccctgcatgccgggccgcgccgcagcgcctcagcctcagggggatcgtgtctcctgtaggacacccccaaacatcaccgcctacccagccgcccacactccctgcatgccgggccgcgccgcagcgcctcagcctcagggggaacgtgtctcctgtgggacaccaccaaacatcaccgcctgcccagctgcacacactgcctgcatgccgggccgcaccgcagcgctccagcctcagggggaacgtgtctcctgtgggacaccaccaaacatcaccgcctgcccagctgcccacactgccagcatgccgggccgcaccgcagcgctccagcctcaggaggaatgtgtctcctgtgggacaccgcCAAACATCATTGCCTGCCCAGCCACCCACACTCCCTACATGTCGGGCTGCgccacagcgcctcagcctcagggggaacgtgtctcctgtgggacaccaccaaacatcattgcctgcccagccacccacactccctgcatgccgggccgcgccgcagtgcctcagcctcagggggaacgtgtctcctgtaggacacccccaaacatcaccgcctacccagccgcccacactccctgcaagccgggccgcgccacagcgcctcagcctcaggggaaacatgtctcctgtaggacacccccaaacatcaccgcctacccagccgcccacactccctgcatgccgggccgcgccgcagcgcctcagcctcagggggaacgtgtctcctgtgggacaccaccaaacatcaccgcctgcccagctgcccacactgcctgcatgccgggccgcaccgcagcgctccagcctcagggggaacgtgtctcctgtgggacaccaccaaacatcaccgcctgcccagctgcccacactgcctgcatgcctGGCCGCACCGCAGAGCTCCAGCCTCAGgaggaacgtgtctcctgtgggacaccaccaaacatcaccacctacccagctgcccacactgcctgcatgccgggccgcgccgcagcgcctcagcctcagggggaacgtgtctccagtgggacacccccaaacatcaccgcctacccagccgcccacactccctgcatgccgggccgtgccacagcgcctcagcctcaggggaaacatgtctcctgtaggacacccccaaacatcaccgcctacccagccgcccacactccctgcatgccgggccgcgccgcagcgctccagcctcagggggaacgtgtctcctgtgggacaccaccaaacatcaccgcctacgcagccgcccacactccctgcatgccgtgccgcgccgcagcgcctcagcctcagggggaacgtgtctcctgtgggacaccaccaaacatcaccgcctacccagccgccaacactccctgcatgccgggccgcgccgcagtgcctcagcctcagggggaacgtgtgtCCTGtgggacacccccaaacatcaccgcctacccagccgcccacactccctgcatgccggcccgcgccacagcgcctcagcctcaggggaaacatgtctcctgtaggacacccccaaacatcaccgcctacccagccgcccacactgcctgcatgccgggccgcgccgcaccgcctcagcctcagggggaacgtgtctcctgtgggacaccaccaaacatcaccgcctgcccagctgcccacactgcctgcatgccgggccgcaccgcagcgctccagcctcagggggaacgtgtctcctgtgggacaccaccaaacatcaccgcctgcctagctgcccacactgcctgcatgccgggccgcaccgCCGTGCTCCAGCCTCAGGAGGaatgtgtctcctgtgggacaccaccaaacatcattgCCTGCCCAGCCACCCACACTCCCTACATGTCGGGCTGCgccacagcgcctcagcctcagggggaacgtgtctcctgtgggacacccccaaacatcaacgcctacccagccgcccacactccctgcatgccgggccgcgccgcagcgcctcagcctcagggggatcgtgtctcctgtaggacacccccaaacatcaccgcctacccagccgcccacactccatgcatgccgggccgcgccgcagcgcctcagcctcagggggaacgtgtctcctgtgggacaccaccaaacatcaccgcctgcccagctgcccacactgcctgcatgccgggccgcaccacagcgctccagcctcagggggaacgtgtctcctgtgggacaccaccaaacatcaccgcctgcccagctgcccacactgcctgcatgccgggccgcaccgCAGCGCTCCAGCCTCAGGAGGAATGTGTCTCCTTTGGGACACTGCCAAACATCATTGCCTGCCCAGCCACCCACACTCCCTACATGTCGGGCTGCGCCACAGCGCctagcctcagggggaacgtgtctcctgtgggacaccaccaaacatcattgcctgcccagccacccacactccctgcatgccgggccgcgctgcagtgcctcagcctcagggggaacgtgtctcctgtaggacacccccaaacatcaccgcctacccagccgcccacactccctgcaagCCGGCCGCgccacagcgcctcagcctcaggggaaacatgtctcctgtgggacaccaccaaacatcaccgccttcccagccgcccacactccctgcatgccgggccgcgccgcagcgcctcagcctcagggggatcgtgtctcctgtag
- the LOC126204351 gene encoding uncharacterized protein LOC126204351 — protein sequence MSPVGHPQTSPPTQPPTLPACRAAPQRSSLRGNVSPVGHHQTSPPTQPPTLPACRAAPQRLSLRGIVSPVGHPQTSPPTQPPTLPACRAAPQRLSLRGNVSPVGHHQTSPPAQLPTLPACRAAPQRSSLRGNVSPVGHHQTSPPAQLPTLPACRAAPQRSSLRRNVSPLGHRQTSLPAQPPTLPTCRAAPQRLSLRGNMSPVGHHQTSLPAQPPTLPACRAAPQCLSLRVTCLL from the coding sequence atgtctcctgtaggacacccccaaacatcaccgcctacccagccgcccacactccctgcatgccgagCCGCGCCGCAGCgctccagcctcagggggaacgtgtctcctgtgggacaccaccaaacatcaccgcctacccagccgcccacactccctgcatgccgggccgcgccgcagcgcctcagcctcagggggatcgtgtctcctgtaggacacccccaaacatcaccgcctacccagccgcccacactccctgcatgccgggccgcgccgcagcgactcagcctcagggggaacgtgtctcctgtgggacaccaccaaacatcaccgcctgcccagctgcccacactgcctgcatgccgggccgcaccgcagcgctccagcctcagggggaacgtgtctcctgtgggacaccaccaaacatcaccgcctgcccagctgcccacactgcctgcatgccgggccgcaccgCAGCGCTCCAGCCTCAGGAGGAATGTGTCTCCTTTGGGACACCGCCAAACATCATTGCCTGCCCAGCCACCCACACTCCCTACATGTCGGGCTGCgccacagcgcctcagcctcagggggaacatgtctcctgtgggacaccaccaaacatcattgcctgcccagccacccacactccctgcatgccgggccgcgccgcagtGCCTCAGCCTCAGGGTAACGtgtctcctgtag
- the LOC126204352 gene encoding basic salivary proline-rich protein 4-like, which produces MPGRAAAPQPQGERVSCGTPPNITACPAAHTACMPGRTAALQPQGERVSCGTPPNITACPAAHTACMPGRTAELQPQEERVSCGTPPNITACPAAHTACMPGRAAAPQPQGERVSSGTPPNITAYPAAHTPCMPGRATAPQPQGKHVSCRTPPNITAYPATHTPCMPGRTAALQPQGERVSCGTPLNITACPAAHTACMPGRTAVLQPQEECVSCGTPPNIIACPATHTPYMSGCATAPQPQGERVSCGTPPNITAYTAAHTPCMPGRATAPQPQGKRVSCGTPPNIIACPATHTPCMPSRATASQPQGERVSCGTPPNIIACPATHTPCMPGHAAAPQPQGERVPCRTPPNITA; this is translated from the coding sequence atgccgggccgcgccgcagcgcctcagcctcagggggaacgtgtctcctgtgggacaccaccaaacatcaccgcctgcccagctgcccacactgcctgcatgccgggccgcaccgcagcgctccagcctcagggggaacgtgtctcctgtgggacaccaccaaacatcaccgcctgcccagctgcccacactgcctgcatgcctGGCCGCACCGCAGAGCTCCAGCCTCAGgaggaacgtgtctcctgtgggacaccaccaaacatcaccgcctgcccagctgcccacactgcctgcatgccgggccgcgccgcagcgcctcagcctcagggggaacgtgtctccagtgggacacccccaaacatcaccgcctacccagccgcccacactccctgcatgccgggccgcgccacagcgcctcagcctcaggggaaacatgtctcctgtaggacacccccaaacatcaccgcctacccagccacccacactccctgcatgccgggccgcaccgcagcgctccagcctcagggggaacgtgtctcctgtgggacaccactaaacatcaccgcctgcccagctgcccacactgcctgcatgccgggccgcaccgCCGTGCTCCAGCCTCAGGAGGaatgtgtctcctgtgggacaccaccaaacatcattgCCTGCCCAGCCACCCACACTCCCTACATGTCGGGCTGCgccacagcgcctcagcctcagggggaacgtgtctcctgtgggacacccccaaacatcaccgcctacacagccgcccacactccctgcatgccgggccgcgccacagcgcctcagcctcaggggaaacgtgtctcctgtgggacaccaccaaacatcattgcctgcccagccacccacactccctgcatgccgagCCGCGCCACAGCgtctcagcctcagggggaacgtgtctcctgtgggacaccaccaaacatcattgcctgcccagccacccacactccctgcatgccgggccacgccgcagcgcctcagcctcagggggaacgtgtcccctgtaggacacccccaaacataACCGCCTAA
- the LOC126204353 gene encoding nascent polypeptide-associated complex subunit alpha, muscle-specific form-like has protein sequence MPGRATAPQPQWKYVSCRTPPNITTYPAAHTPCMPGRAAAPQPQGERVSCGTPPNITASPAAHTACMPGRTAAPQPRGNVSPEGHPQTSPPTQPPTLPACRAATQRLSLRGNMSPVGHPQTSPPTQPPTLPACRAAPQRSSLRGNVSPVGHHQTSPPTQPPTLPACRAAPQRLSLRGIVSPVGHPQTSPPTQPPTLPACRAAPQRLSLRGNVSPVGHHQTSPPAQLPTLPACRAAPQRSSLRGNVSPVGHHQTSPPAQLPTLPACRAAPQRSSLRRNVSPLGHRQTSLPAQPPTLPTCRAAPQRLSLRGNVSPVGHHQTSLPAQPPTLPACRAALQCLSLRGNVSPVGHPQTSPPTQPPTLPASRAAPQRLSLRGNMSPVGHPQTSPPTQTPTLPACRAAPQRLSLRGNVSPVGHHQTSPPAQPPTLPACRAAPQRSRIRGNVSPVGHHQTSPPAQLPTLPACLAAPQSSSLRRNVSPVGHHQTSPPTQLPTLPACRAAPQRLSLRGNVSPVGHHQTSPPAQLHTLPACRAAPQRSSLRGNVSPVGHHQTSLPAQPPTLPACRAAPQCLSLRGNVSPVGHPQTSPPTQPPTLPACRAAPQRLSLRGNMSPVGHPQTSPPTQPPTLPACRAAPQRLSLRGNVSPVGHHQTSPPAQLPTLPACRAAPQRSSLRGNVSPVGHHQTSPPAQLPKLPACLAAPQSSSLRRNVSPVGHHHTSPPTQLPTLPACRAAPQRLSLRGNVSPVGHPQTSPPTQPPTLPACRAVPQRLSLRGNMSPLGHPQTSPPTQPPTLPACRATPQRSSLRGNVSPVGHHQTSPPTQPPTLPACRAAPQRLSLRGNVSPVGHNQTSPPTQPPTLPACRAAPQRLSLRGNVCPVGHPQTSPPTQPPTLPACRPAPQRLSLRGNISPVGHPQTSPPTQPPTLPACRAAPQRLSLRGNVSPVGHHQTSPPAQLPTLPACRAAPQRLSLRGNVSPEGHPQTSPPTQPPTLPACRAAPQRLSLRGNMSHVGHPQTSPPTQPPTLPACRAAPQRSSLRGNVSPVGHHQTSPPTQPPTLPACRAAPQRLSLRGIVSPVGHPQTSPPTQPPTLPACRAAPQRLSLRGNVSPVGHHQTSPPAQLPTLPACRAAPQRSSLRGNVSPVGHHQTSPPAQLPTLPACRAAPQRSSLRRNVSPLGHRQTSLPAQPPTLPTCRAAPQRLSLRGNMSPVGHHQTSLPAQPPTLPACRAAPQCLSLRVTCLL, from the coding sequence atgccgggccgcgccacagcgcctcagcctcagtgGAAATAtgtctcctgtaggacacccccaaacatcaccacctacccagccgcccacactccctgcatgccgggccgcgccgcagcgcctcagcctcagggggaacgtgtctcctgtgggacaccaccaaacatcaccgcctccccagctgcccacactgcctgcatgccgggccgcaccgcagcgcctcagcctcgggggaacgtgtctcctgagggacacccccaaacatcaccgcctacccagccgcccacactccctgcatgccgggccgcgacacagcgcctcagcctcaggggaaacatgtctcctgtaggacacccccaaacatcaccgcctacccagccgcccacactccctgcatgccgagCCGCGCCGCAGCgctccagcctcagggggaacgtgtctcctgtgggacaccaccaaacatcaccgcctacccagccgcccacactccctgcatgccgggccgcgccgcagcgcctcagcctcagggggatcgtgtctcctgtaggacacccccaaacatcaccgcctacccagccgcccacactccctgcatgccgggccgcgccgcagcgcctcagcctcagggggaacgtgtctcctgtgggacaccaccaaacatcaccgcctgcccagctgcccacactgcctgcatgccgggccgcaccgcagcgctccagcctcagggggaacgtgtctcctgtgggacaccaccaaacatcaccgcctgcccagctgcccacactgcctgcatgccgggccgcaccgCAGCGCTCCAGCCTCAGGAGGAATGTGTCTCCTTTGGGACACCGCCAAACATCATTGCCTGCCCAGCCACCCACACTCCCTACATGTCGGGCTGCgccacagcgcctcagcctcagggggaacgtgtctcctgtgggacaccaccaaacatcattgcctgcccagccacccacactccctgcatgccgggccgcgctgcagtgcctcagcctcagggggaacgtgtctcctgtaggacacccccaaacatcaccgcctacccagccgcccacactccctgcaagccgggccgcgccacagcgcctcagcctcaggggaaacatgtctcctgtaggacacccccaaacatcaccgcctacccagacgcccacactccctgcatgccgggccgcgccgcagcgcctcagcctcagggggaacgtgtctcctgtgggacaccaccaaacatcaccgcctgcccagccgcccacactgcctgcatgccgggccgcaccgcagcgctccaggatcagggggaacgtgtctcctgtgggacaccaccaaacatcaccgcctgcacagctgcccacactgcctgcatgcctGGCCGCACCGCAGAGCTCCAGCCTCAGgaggaacgtgtctcctgtgggacaccaccaaacatcaccacctacccagctgcccacactgcctgcatgccgggccgcgccgcagcgcctcagcctcagggggaacgtgtctcctgtgggacaccaccaaacatcaccgcctgcccagctgcacacactgcctgcatgccgggccgcaccgcagcgctccagcctcagggggaacgtgtctcctgtgggacaccaccaaacatcattgcctgcccagccacccacactccctgcatgccgggccgcgccgcagtgcctcagcctcagggggaacgtgtctcctgtaggacacccccaaacatcaccgcctacccagccgcccacactccctgcatgccgggccgcgccacagcgcctcagcctcaggggaaacatgtctcctgtaggacacccccaaacatcaccgcctacccagccgcccacactccctgcatgccgggccgcgccgcagcgcctcagcctcagggggaacgtgtctcctgtgggacaccaccaaacatcaccgcctgcccagctgcccacactacctgcatgccgggccgcaccgcagcgctccagcctcagggggaacgtgtctcctgtgggacaccaccaaacatcaccgcctgcccagctgcccaAACTGCCTGCATGCCTGGCCGCACCGCAGAGCTCCAGCCTCAGgaggaacgtgtctcctgtgggacaccaccataCATCACCACCTacccagctgcccacactgcctgcatgccgggccgcgccgcagcgcctcagcctcagggggaacgtgtctccagtgggacacccccaaacatcaccgcctacccagccgcccacactccctgcatgccgggccgtgccacagcgcctcagcctcaggggaaacatgtctcctctaggacacccccaaacatcaccgcctacccagccgcccacactccctgcatgccgggccacgccgcagcgctccagcctcagggggaacgtgtctcctgtgggacaccaccaaacatcaccgcctacccagccgcccacactccctgcatgccgtgccgcgccgcagcgcctcagcctcagggggaacgtgtctcctgtgggacacaaccagacatcaccgcctacccagccgccaacactccctgcatgccgggccgcgccgcagcgcctcagcctcagggggaacgtgtgtCCTGtgggacacccccaaacatcaccgcctacccagccgcccacactccctgcatgtcGGCCCGCgccacagcgcctcagcctcaggggaaacatttctcctgtaggacacccccaaacatcaccacctacccagccgcccacactccctgcatgccgggccgcgccgcagcgcctcagcctcagggggaacgtgtctcctgtgggacaccaccaaacatcaccgcctgcccagctgcccacactgcctgcatgccgggccgcaccgcagcgcctcagcctcagggggaacgtgtctcctgagggacacccccaaacatcaccgcctacccagccgcccacactccctgcatgccgggccgcgccacagcgcctcagcctcaggggaaacatgtctcatgtaggacacccccaaacatcaccgcctacccagccgcccacactccctgcatgccgagCCGCGCCGCAGCgctccagcctcagggggaacgtgtctcctgtgggacaccaccaaacatcaccgcctacccagccgcccacactccctgcatgccgggccgcgccgcagcgcctcagcctcagggggatcgtgtctcctgtaggacacccccaaacatcaccgcctacccagccgcccacactccctgcatgccgggccgcgccgcaacgactcagcctcagggggaacgtgtctcctgtgggacaccaccaaacatcaccgcctgcccagctgcccacactgcctgcatgccgggccgcaccgcagcgctccagcctcagggggaacgtgtctcctgtgggacaccaccaaacatcaccgcctgcccagctgcccacactgcctgcatgccgggccgcaccgCAGCGCTCCAGCCTCAGGAGGAATGTGTCTCCTTTGGGACACCGCCAAACATCATTGCCTGCCCAGCCACCCACACTCCCTACATGTCGGGCTGCgccacagcgcctcagcctcagggggaacatgtctcctgtgggacaccaccaaacatcattgcctgcccagccacccacactccctgcatgccgggccgcgccgcagtGCCTCAGCCTCAGGGTAACGtgtctcctgtag